The genomic DNA GCGGGATAAATAATTAATAAATATTTATTTTAAACTGATTAATTATTACCTATTCCAAGTTAATTTTACTTctgatgaaaagaagaaacattTACGTAAAACAGATGCCACGTCATGCTTTCAGGGCGACGAAATTTTGTTGCGTCTCCTTTTCGCTATAAATATGGATATGCAAgcatcttttttcttttctcttatgCGTTTTAAACGCTGTGCGGCAGCACAGGTACAACTTCCCCAAAGTTGCTCCTCACTTTCTTAACACAGTTGAGTTGAGCGTCAAGCCGGTGCGAGAGCAAACGCCGAGGACGTCTAAGTTCCCTTcgtccctccttccttAGGGTATCGTTCTGGTGAACGATGTGGAGGAGACGAGGGACGGTGGTCCATACATTTATTCTTAGCTGATGTATTTCCGACTAATCAACATTCAGGCATTGCTATTACCTAGTACGTTGTACAGTTTTGTATTGGAACTCTGTTTTCAAGTAAAGAGTAAACAGATTGTCTCTCGGAAGCATATCCGAAagttcttcatcattcgTAGGCAGCAGCACAGGGTCGTACAATGAACGAGTTGAAGCTCCAATCTGTAATAATATCGCTAGGTAGTCGTCTCCTGCCCAGTTCCTTCCCCatggatggatttggaaagtaATGTCATGAGAGGGAATGCTGGCTGTCCTCTTGGCCTGGTGGTGCTTGATAGTtatttcttccctttcttttatctctttttccatttTGGATTTCGTTGAATTTCACCCCATGTTCTCCTCTGGACGGGGAGAGTAGGTGCAGAGCCTTTACCACCAATCTTTCCCATTATAAGTGAGCGCATGGTAGGATAGTCACAATTGAGATAACGAATAACACGATGGAGTGACGCAGCGCATACTAGACTGGCAGAGGCAGACTTCAGCACTGCCTTATCAGAGCATTGTGTGTTGCTAGGCGTGTGCAATAAACAGTAAACCAATGCATGGAATGAATGCGACTGCGACGAAGAATTATGCTGCATGCGCTTCGCCGACTCATCATACAATTCGAGGCGCAACTCCGATAACGTTTGTTTTCCAAACCTTAATCCCTCATCCTAATCATTCAAGAGATTTAAGCAGCTTGAGCAATCTGGCTAAGTCTTTCTGCGAATTCTGGATAAGTCTTGAGGAAGTGCACCTGAGCTTTGCTTGCGTGTTCATCTGAGCATTCTGTCAGTCTTTGCTGATTTTTGGTAACCAATCGAGGGATGCGCTCACATGTAATGGCATTTATCAATTCACCCTCAGTCCGAGCCAGCTGAGCACTCTTTTCAAACCATTTAATTGCTTCATCGATCTTACCCTGCTGCAAGCTCAATTGCGCCAATGTAGCGACGGCAACATCGCAGTCTGGATCGATCTCCAGTGCTTCCTTGCAGAGGGCCTCAGCACCAGCAATGTCTTGCTTCCATTGGAAAAGGGCGAGAGCCTTGTTGACAAAAGGAAGAACGTTGCGAGGCTTGCGCTCCTTGTCAAGCTCGATGGATTTATCAAAACGGTCCAACGATTCAGAGAATTTCTGCTGGTCAAGAAGAATTTCACCACTATGAATGACAACTGTAAACACTATGGCGTTGAGTGACAAAGACAATCGAACTCACTAATAGTTGCTTGCTTCTCCTCGATCAGGGAATTCTCGAAGGATCCTCCTAAACGACGCCATACTAGATCCAACGTTGCCCATCTTATACTGACATACCGCTGTCTGTATATGAGGGAAAATGAAGCTGCTGTCAAGTTGAACAGACTTGGTATAGTCTGCTAGGGCCTTGTCGAATTCCTGAGTGATGAAGTACACTTTATGGAGTTAGATTAATGGTTATATGATTGACTTCACACAACATACCTTGGCCACGGTGGTAGTAAATATCGGGATTGTCGGCATCATGTCGGATTGCAGCCTCAAAGTCACCAAAGGCCGTCGCAGGATCGCCTACAACACCATTACGTCAAGATAGAGTAAACAGGACTTAAAACATAACTTGTCAGGGACGTACCCAATTCCATGTGGACACTGGCAATCTTGACCCAACTTTGAACAAAACCGGAATCAATATCCAAACTCTTCTGCAAGTCATCTCTGGCGCCCTCAGCATTGCCCATCAAGAATTTAAAGGTCCCTCGTAAGTTGTAGGCCTCAGCCTCGCCCTTCTTAGAGCTAATGCCTTGCTCGATAGATTCCGCCGCGTATGTCAGTGCGTGAGGATAATCCGCCGCCTCAAGAGCATCGAAGGCCAACGAGAGAGTCAGATCACCCTGGCTGGGGTTCTCAGGAAGAGCTGGCTTTGGGTGGGGTCGGAACGCAGCAAGATACGCTGATATAAAAGTaggtgaaggaaggttAGCTTCGCGCTTGCTAAGGATCTCAGCTGCGCGGCTGCTAGCAAGTTTCTTGAGGCAACGTTCGACGGCAGCAGAAGCTTGGTCGTCCTGGAAACGCTCGATGATGGTCACAGCAGTGAAGTCCCTAACGGCCTCTTCATTGCGGTTCAAATTTTCGAAGGCAGTAGCACGTCGCTTCAAAGCTTTTGTATACGTACGGTCGAGCTTGATTGCTTCGTTGCAATCCGCCACGCATTTTTCATAGTCGGGAGGAGTGAGATTGCCGTAACCTTTTATCTGATTAGCGTCTGCCTGATATCGAGGACTCTCTGAGAACACTGACAAGCGGCACGGTTTGAGTAAAAAACTgcaaccttcttcaccgACACTTCAATTGCTTTGGTGTAGCACTCAATGGCCTTTTGGAAACTCTTCTTAGAGTAGAGTTTATTTCCTCTGTCCTTCAAAGTAGCACCGAGCTCGTTTCTAGCAGATTCGCTCATGCCTTCAAGTTCCTTTTGATCAGGAACTCCTTGAAGATGGATAGCCTCCTCCGAgtcatcttccttgacgGCCTGAGGTTGTATCTCCTCCAGCAGAGGTCCTCGGTCGCCTTCATTTTTCAAGTACttatcatccttcttctcgccacctttcttcttcttcttcttgttcttttttgATGCAGATGTGGTCGAAGTAGAGGGCGAGGACTTGTCCGGTCGGGAGTACAGGTAGTAGCCAGCACCAGTGGCAGCTAAGACAGCGCAACCAAGCAGGATGAGTCGCTGATTTTCTTCGAGAAACTTCTGAGTGCGGGTCAGAAAAGAACTGGGTGGTGGTGTAGCAGACACAGAAGCAGAAGGTGTGGGAATTGAGGCAGGGGGAGCGGTGGGCAAAGGAGGCATTTTGTTGAAGACCACCGTGATGATATGGTTCTGAGTAATGAAGCGAAAAAGCACGAGTTTCTACTCCGTAAGATCGTCATCATTCGGCGACTTATTACTCTCTCGGGGTTTGCCGGAGCTACCTGTTGGCACCAAcaatatcatcatcattttaTTGTCAGCAGCGATCTTAAGATGACATTTTAATAATTGGATAGTACAGTTTTATCTAATGTCTATATAATAATTCCCGCCGCCTCTCGATTTTTCCCTCACTTTTCCGtcgccttccttctcacccaccaccaccaccacgacGACGCATTACGACGGCGGCGGACATGATGATGCAATGCGTTCGCGTTTCTTTCGTCGTGATGAGcatcatgatgatgaaaatgagCCCTCCGTCCGTCCGTCCTCTTTTGCTGGATTTGTGCCCTATCAATTTAGATATGTCACTCACTCTTAACGGATTACCACACCGTAGGCATCTTTAAATAGAGTTAAATTCAACTGCTGCATTACTTCTCTGTAAATTGCGCAGATTAAATTCCAACGTCCTTCGAtctcagcttcttcgtTGGACGGATCTTCCTGGATCTGaacttctttctcatcatgACTGTAGTAGTTTTCCAGTTTCTAGGACTTCCTtcaatttcttcttctgttatACGTACCTTCTCATCATGCTATGGCTTTCTTTACGTACCCTCTTAGCGCCGTAAACTGCTTTATCTGTCTTTATGTCAACGACTcccctctccatccccgTACACTTAAGCGACTCCATGGCCGCTCGCCACGACCTGGAGGCGGACCTTCGCCAACTGGCCTTACGCAGTAACTCGAACAACCGCCAGCTTCCTCACGTGGTCACCCTGGTGGTGACGTTCCTCGAGCTTTACGATCCATCATCGAACCAAGCAACAGCAATCGCCATAAGTTGGGCGCCGGCAACGTATTAGGCCCGAAATGTCACTTTAGGCACTGGTTGGATAGACGAGAGTGGTGATGCCACGACTGGGGATGGCGAATGCTCTTCAACTGCTAATCCAAGGTTCATTTCATGCTGTACTAATGATAGCTACCACCTCGGCCTACCGATCCTGAACCCAAACTTTACGAGCTTTTGACCAGCAATTCTGTTGGTACGTCCCTCCTCTAACCAGTTCTCTTGACCATAACTTAATCATATCACTTAGGATACAAGGGACTTCCAAAGTAACCTTGGCAGCTATAACGGCGCCTTGGCTATGGCGTCTATTAGCTGCAGACATCAAGATCAACCCGTCTGAGGAGCCAAAGGCATTAGGATCCTTACCCATCTGCGGCCTAGTCTATCATCTCATCAGATTCTATTTGTCTGCACTTGTAGACGCCTTTGCTTATGCTCAGATCAATGGGTCCGATGTTAGCGAAGATAGCAGAGTTCAGCAACGTGACACAATTGAAACGTCTTCAACCATTGTGATCGGCAATCCTCAGACGCATCGAGCAGCAAGTATCACCGAGAAAAGCCCCTACATCTTACCCCTCCATTTGATTCTAATTTACCACCACGGAGAACATCGATGGTGTCTAGAGATCCATCTCGCTGAAGGGCGTCAGTACCCATCCTTCAGTTGTAGAACTTTATCCCGCTCTGCTAACATCGCCATTTCAGGATGAGGCAAGAACGGTGCAAAAAAAGTCATCATGGAGCAATTCTATGCCTTGGGTTTTTTGAACATCCAGGCAGTTTCAACACTTTCTTCATTCGTTATGGACTGTTCTTTCAATAGCTGACAGTAGAAACTTACTCAGCTCCGAACCGCAATCAGtttgcctcctcctcttaATGACTGGAGTCTTAATAGCCGCAATCGCATGCGCACCACTGCCCTATCCTCTTCGTACGACCTCAACATCTCTAACCCGATGGATGCCTCCAGCAGAATCCAGAGCAGTTTCCTGCCGCGATCATCTGCCGGaactctttcttcatcaccaagCTTAAAAGAGTTTCTTCATTCCTCGGTCCCTATAATATCAAATTCGCCACTTTTGTTTGGAGAGGGGTATCGGATGGCTCGAGAAGGGTGGAGAGTTGgtagagaagaagacgccGAAGATTGTGTTTGGTTTGCAGGCGCGTTAATCACGCTTATCCAACAAGACCTTCAGTCAGTCAGAGGTCCTTCCAATGACGACGTTTCCAGAAACTTCCGGGAAAGACACTTCGAGTCTCATATGGCGCTCATGCGAGCCTTAATCACGGCCTTTGCACTCATCTCGGCTGGTCTATTCCTAGAAAACCCAAGAAAGGTACGTCTTGACTTTGAAGTCATAATACATCACAAATTATGTTGATGAATCTTGTTGGCCATCAGGAAGAGTCGCTCGAGTAGCAGGCCAGACAGACTGTAATTTGTACAGTGTCGAAGCCGCTTCGGGAGACCGATGTAAAGTCGGACATTCGATGGATAGTTTGTAGGGATGGGGGTAAGCTAGACGACAAAAGGGCACTGTGCCTGTGCCAACGACAGTAGTGACGGAGTTCACTAGTCTAGTTCCTTAAGTAGATAGATGACTACGTGGTCTATTTTCGGCCAGACTCTATACCATTATTAATATTCCTTTTTGTaactttctggtctttctcatcactatctAGTACACTGTTCTAcgagactgtttgtacgaaggtgctAAGTAAAGACCAGTTCGACAAGTAGATCCGACACCAAGTGCCTCAGCCTCTGATCTTCTAAGTATAAAAACCGGTATGGGCGCATTGACCATATTGAACCATCGTCAGAAGGCGATGTGGGCACGGTCATCATGAATAACTGCACCATTGGACGAATCATACATCCCACCCATGGCATGCCCATGCTACGAAGGAATGAGGAGACTATTACAATTTTATCACAAGTGATGAGGATCTACTCATACACCTCCTACGTATTGTTACTGACTCTCCATAAGGCCGTATGGCTCACATCGTCAGTCACTAGAGCAAAGATAGAATGAGATACGGAATTATGAGGATCCACTACACATCTGTGCAAAAGGAGATAATGAAGCTTTACCTGTCTAAATTCTACGACAAACAGTCTGACGGTTCTTTACTAGCTTGCTGCAGACTTTTCCGGTTGAAGACTTATGACCAGTCTCCCCCTGtcgaccttcttcaggTCCATCGTCCAGACGGCCAAAACGTAATCTGCAATGCAAACGCAAACATTCGTCACATATCAGACGTGTGGAGGCTTTATTGGCGCCTCCGCTCGCTGATTTCCCCCTATTTCTCACATCATGCATACTGAGTCATAAATGGAATATCTTCTGCTTACTGGATCTCAGGGAGACATTGAAAAATTTTGTTAATACCTTCGTCAACCGTTTCGTTGACTGCTGCCACTACGACAACCGGAGCGATAACGTAGTGTGACAGCAGCACCAGCCCTCCGAGCTCCATAACGAACGGGCAAGTAGGGTCGTGAGGGAGCATCTTCTGTCTCCAAGACCGGGCGGCACAATGCACTTGGTTAAGCGAAGGCGGTCGATCTCTTCCCAGAAGGCATTGTCAAACGGGACCCACTCTTCTCGAATGTAGTTTGGAAGGAATTCTATATAAAATAAATGAATGCCTCCTCAATTTTTTTAGTAAATGACGTGCCCCGGAAGCGCGGACCGGTGTTGCCCCGATCGTATTTATCCATTGCCGCCGGCCCCGCGCTTCAGCCTTGTGCACATGTTTTGGTTGCGTCTTGTATTGCCGTCTCGCCACGTCTCCTGTTTCAGTTTGCCGCTTGCGCTGCCGATGAGTATGCCGAACATGAGCGTAGCATATATAGCTCGTTACACATAATTATAGGCCTGATTAATCACCGTATAAGCAGCAGCGGATTGTGGGATTTCTTTCGGTTGTTTTTTGTTGAACTGTGCACATTTTTAGTATTACTTTTTGATCTGATTATTAGACTACCTCATTCTTTCTGCTAGAGTAATTCGACATTCAGCACTTATTGGGCATGTCATGCATGTTAATATATATACTTGCAAGTTACAGCTTATAGCGTATCAGCTTCCAGCACGCGCATGACGGCTTACAGCTTATAATTATACAACTCCTCAAAATTATTTAGCCTCATTTTTCCCTCATCCCTCAACAGGGTAATTTGAATATGACGTCAGTTCCGGATAAAAGATCGAAGCAGTCAGGGACACTTCAGGGATAACGAATGAAGGATTTGCGGCTAGCGACTACTACAGCGTGTAGATGTGGGCAGTAATTAGCGATTATTAATTATTGATCGAGAAATTTTCGAAGATATCTTTATACATTTATGTTTCAGCAGGACCATTATTGCATCGCGAACACAGAATATGGCAGTTGGAATAATATAGGCAAAAGGCGTCATTGGAATTGGTAGGCTGGGGTCATTGTTAACTTAATTATGTGAAATTTAATATTGTTGGTGGAAATTGGCGCTTTCTGTTTGCCCGTCGCCAGCCCGGTTTTTTGTCCGTCGCATGTCGTACTGCTGCTCGATACTGGCGCAGTTTGAAAAGTGAGCTTAGATCAGAAGCGGCTTTTAGGCATATATTTACATTTGTTTATTTCCGGAATCGGCAGAACCCTTTTTCTGTGTTTACGAAAAGCCAAGAGTCAATAGGTCAAAAATGCTCGCCGCTTGCCGCATTTCCCGCTCGCTGAAGTTACCGAGCCGAGCGGCATTACCTCCACTCTGCGCGTTTGGCGTAGCTTGGAGCGTTGCACGTCGCCACTTACGCAGTTATATAGCTAAAATGACGTTTAGAACTAGTGTGGGATTCGAGGGTTCATGCGAAACGAGGCCTTTATGACCTCGTGTTTATCAAGGCACGCAATAATTAACCGATGTGATGTCCCATCTTCTCGTCGGTCCGCCCCGATTAATCATCGACGATGGCaaagataaaaaaaagttTGATCGCTTTGGGTAATGCGGGGTCGGATAGGAAGAGAAGCGGAGAAACGTCTCGTCAGGGTCTGACGAAAAGTGGGGTTTACCTGTATCTGAGCATGCGGGGAAGAGCTAGCGGCGAGCTCGAAAACAATCGATTGCTTTCCCCCTGTCAACATATAAACACCCAAAGCCAGCAAAATACTTttgttttttcttcttcatctgttTGGTTTTTCTATATCTTTACTCTTGTTCATCTTAATTTCAGCCTAGTAAAAAAGTTTTGAGGACATCCTTTCGCCTATCGCATCTCAACCCACGCAACATGTCGAGCAGCGAGAAAGGCCCAGTAGTCGGGCCAGGCAAGATTGTTACTTATGGTCGCCTTCACGGTAATGCCTTGCTCTATGCCATTGTTGGCACCGCCACTACAGGCTTCAGTCTGTTTGGCTATGTacgtccttctcttttaTGATACCACATGAATGTGATGACTGACTATTATGTTTAGGACCAAGGTATGTATCACTGTGGATGGACTCTTGGACTTGGGGGCTTAACTGAACTTACCCCGCATAGGTCTCATGTCTGGTATCATTGCCTCAGATCAGTTCAACACCGAATTTCCTGCCGTACGTCATATTCTGATTAAGCCGACGTTATGCTAACTTTTGTTGGTGATAGACTTTTCAACACGACGTCAACGATGTGCATGCCGGTACCGTTCAAGGTAGTGTGACCTCCTGTTACGAAGTTGGTTGCTTTCTGGGTGCCCTTTTCGCCTACTTCTTTGGCGAACGTATGGGCCGTAGACGGGTCATGCTTATGGGCGCTGTTATTATGATCATTGGAACCATCATCTCTGTGTGCGCCTTTGGTCCTGGAGATCCCCGAGGCAATGTCGGCGGTTTCGTTCAGTTCATCGTCGGTCGTGTGATCACTGGTGTCGGGAATGGTGCGAATACAGCGACCATTCCTTCCTGGGTTGCCGAAAGTTCCAAAGCGCATAACCGTGGCTTCCTGATTTGTATGGAAGCTTCTACAGTCGCTGTTGGTACTGTCATCGCCTATTGGATCGATTTCGGTCTTTCTTTCGTGAACGTGAGTGGGATCTTGCCGTGACGAATGTTTTCAAGTGTTTCGCCGCTAACTTCACGCCATGATTTTAGAGTTCCGTGTCTTGGCGATTCCCCATTGCCTTGCAAATCCTTTTCGCTCTTGTCCTTATCGGTGGTGTTATGGTTCTTCCCGAGTCGCCCCGTTGGTTGATCGCCCATGGCTACGACCACGAGGGTTTAAGAGTCATTGCTGCTCTTGACTCTAAAGCTGAAGATGACCCCGTCGCTATTGCGGACAAGAACAAGGGTAAGCACAATGCAGTAGGACGCTACGTGGATCAGGCTGATATTTTGAAGTTTCCGATGCCATTGCTGCCCAACAAAATGCCAAGGCTagcaggaagagggacATCTTGAAAGGTGGCAAGAACCAACACTTACGAAGAGCCATGGTTGGTGCCTCCACGCAGCTTTTCCAACAAATTGGTGGTTGTAATGCGTAAGTGACTCCTCCACAAGTAGCATGTTTACCTAACGGCGTTTAATATAGTGTCATTTATTATTCTACAGTCTTGTTTGAGAACCAAATCGGTCTTGATAGCACCCTCGCTCTCATTTTAGGCGGTGTTCTATCAATCGTTTACGCCATATTTGCCCTcacgtccttcttccttgttgAGCGAGTTGGTCGTCGAAAGCTTTTCCTTATTGGTACTTTTGGACAAGCCGCTGCCATGTTCATCACTTTTGGATGTCTCCTTCCTGGTGATGCTCAATCGGCCAAGGGTGGCGCTTTCGGCCTTTATCTTTTCATTGCGTTCTTCGGTGCCACTTggcttcctctcccttggCTTTACCCTGCCGAACTCAACTCTATGGCGGTTAGGACCCAGGCAAACGCTATTTCAACTATGGTCAACTGGCTTTTCAACTTCACTGTCGTACAGGTTTTGCCAACAATGACGGCCTCCATTGGCGCTTACACTTTCCTGTTCTTCGCGTGTATTAACTGTGTATTCTTGCCATTCATTTACTTATTCTATCCAGGTATGTGactcccttctcctcgtaAGGTTAGTCCTAACGTCATTACAGAGACTACTGGACGAACTTTGGAAGAGCTCGATGTTATCTTTGCTCATGCTCATCTTACGTATGTTGAGTTCATCGGTCATCGATTGCCGGCTAACCTGAGAAATAGCGAGCGTCGTCCTACTCTTGTGGCTGCTGAGCTCCCCAAGCTCACTGATTTCCAAGTCCAAGAAATGACTGACCGGTATGACATCCATGGCGGTGCCGCCGACACTGAAAACCCCTCTGCCTATGGCGCTCCTATTAATGCCGGTGCCCCTGAcacctccctccctcccaaGCACCCTCAGGATGACCCCAACTACTATCCTGATGGTAGTCGCAGACCTTCAGGGGGCACCGCTGAGAGCGGCGAGCAGACTAGGGTGACTACTCCTTCCGGCGAGAAGGCTGGTGCCACTCCACCATCGTAAGGGAATACTGTATAGAGATGTAAAGAAGATGCGAGAGTGGGCTTCATATAATAGAGATCAAACTAGAAAGTAAGATCTGTCACTGTAGCACTTTATCGATTTTGATCCGTCTGGAATGCATGTAATGGTGCCTGGCACAGAAGTTTAATTAGCATGAAAAGAGATACAGTAAAATACTTGTTCTTGATTCGAAAAGAAGTTACCGGTGTGGAAGCCCGAAGACTCGCGAGAGGTAAGCATTCAGTCCAATAAAAAAAATACAGATGGGTGAAAGAGTTTGTTTACAAAGTAGAACACATTTAATAGATGGACTTCGCTACTCCCGTTCCAGTACGTAACAGGTGAGATATACAGTTTCTGCTATTTTTCCAGCATTATCCCGTGATGCCGACCTGTCCAAGTTCTTTATGTGTCCTCAGCTTCCTCATCCGAAGAAAAGTCCCAAgtcctctttttccccttTGAGACCCTGGCTTCTGTGAGAACTGGAACTGCTATATCTCGCTCTGTCGGTCCAAAGGGCTGTAGCACCGGCCCTTTACAGTCAGGAATAACAGAGGACTGAACATCAGATGAGGACAAGTGACTGGCCTTCTTAGAACTTCGACGATGAGTTTGAGCATTGATAAGTGATTTGGTAGTACCAATTGCTGGTGGCGTACGGGGGATTGCTTTGTGGGTCGAACGGGTAGTGGGACGCTTCAAAGTACTGGTGAGGGCAGAACCAGTGATAGGCTTTGATTTATTCCTTTGAAACTTGCCCTCTTTGCAACATCTTTTTGTTGTAGATTCTGCTGTGGAAGCTGAACAAGCTCTTGAAGAGGCGGTAGCAGCGACGCTAGGATTTGAGGAAGGTTTATTCTGATTCATCGCCGTGGACCTAGAATGTGAATTTAAGGATGTTACTTCCTCTAGAAAAGTACTGCAGGGAAAGCTGACAGAGCCTGGGATGTATGACTTTGAACCGAAGATGTCGGTAAGATCGCTACCTGTCAAAGAGGGATCATCCGGCGAGTTTGACGGCATGGTGCCAGATGGTGTGGTAGGGAACAGTTGTGCGGCGGAGGTCGTGTGGTCTTGGGAAGCCTCGTTGGGGAAAGCTTTACTTAGATAATCAAGGCTAAGATGCTGACTTATGGACCACAGAGGGTCATGCTGATATGGCAGATTCTGCAACTTGTTCGAGCTGCGTGTACTCAGCAAATGCTGGACCAACATTTTGAGATGCGTTTGGTTGGACAGAATGACTCTAAGCAAGTCGAAAACTCTTGTAATGCTGGCGCTGCTTGCCACCAAATGAGTGACATGCTTGTTTAGCTCCACATGTTCAGATGGCGGGGATGGACTTGATAATTGGTTAACTTTGACATGAAGCTCCGACTCTTGCAAATTATTTTGGACAAAATGGACGTTCGGGTTCATATTGGTCCCAATTATTAATCGTTCAAATCGATCAAAAGACTCTTTGCAATCATTGAAAATTCGCGAACTGTTTTCTAGAGAGTCGTCCAGTTTTTTGATGACGTCCGACATACAGTTAATTTGCTCCGATAGGTTGTTTGAACGCTATTTGGCTTAGCTATTGTATTCAGCAATATTACCTAGGGCTCACTTCTAAGTTCATATCGACATCCCTTTTGGATTCCTGTATCGTCTTTTCCAACCCGCAGATCATCGCTTCGAGTCGTGGGAAGAATGTCTCTGTTAGATCTTGGGCGATAGATCTATTGGCATTATCCAGGCAATGAGTACTAGTACTGGATTGGTAGATATCTTGCATGACAGGTGTCACTTTTAAGCGGGTCAAGTCAGGTATCGTTCGTTGTAGATTGGAGGGATTCGACTCTTACAGGTATTCATGATTTCATCTGCAATTTCATCCCTTATAGGCAGAAGTTTTTGACCAAGCTGCAGATCGTGTAACCGGTCTCGATTGTAACGGTTATCACTTTTCAACATGGCAACATCTTGTTGAACAGAAGTCACCCGGTCGCTGAGGTCTAAGATTTCGTTTATTAGTTTGTTCAACCATGCCCACGTTAGTCATTATGGAATTAACACACCTTCAACTGCTTTCATTA from Cryptococcus neoformans var. neoformans JEC21 chromosome 3 sequence includes the following:
- a CDS encoding monosaccharide transporter, putative; this encodes MSSSEKGPVVGPGKIVTYGRLHGNALLYAIVGTATTGFSLFGYDQGLMSGIIASDQFNTEFPATFQHDVNDVHAGTVQGSVTSCYEVGCFLGALFAYFFGERMGRRRVMLMGAVIMIIGTIISVCAFGPGDPRGNVGGFVQFIVGRVITGVGNGANTATIPSWVAESSKAHNRGFLICMEASTVAVGTVIAYWIDFGLSFVNSSVSWRFPIALQILFALVLIGGVMVLPESPRWLIAHGYDHEGLRVIAALDSKAEDDPVAIADKNKVSDAIAAQQNAKASRKRDILKGGKNQHLRRAMVGASTQLFQQIGGCNAVIYYSTVLFENQIGLDSTLALILGGVLSIVYAIFALTSFFLVERVGRRKLFLIGTFGQAAAMFITFGCLLPGDAQSAKGGAFGLYLFIAFFGATWLPLPWLYPAELNSMAVRTQANAISTMVNWLFNFTVVQVLPTMTASIGAYTFLFFACINCVFLPFIYLFYPETTGRTLEELDVIFAHAHLTERRPTLVAAELPKLTDFQVQEMTDRYDIHGGAADTENPSAYGAPINAGAPDTSLPPKHPQDDPNYYPDGSRRPSGGTAESGEQTRVTTPSGEKAGATPPS